One genomic region from uncultured Cohaesibacter sp. encodes:
- the murA gene encoding UDP-N-acetylglucosamine 1-carboxyvinyltransferase has translation MDAIRIVGGAELNGEIPISGAKNAALPLMIASLLTDEALILDNLPRLRDVQQLQQILSNHGVSYMIEGKRPGQDTMAGQTVHLQAEEIIDTCAPYDLVSKMRASFWVIGPLLARMGHCSVSLPGGCAIGTRPVDFFIDGLAALGAKIEIENGYVVADAPDGLAGGEYTFPRISVGATHTLMMAATLAKGITTLKQAAKEPEVVDLAECLIAMGAKISGAGTDTITIEGVEKLHGARHSVLPDRIETGTYAMAVAMTGGDVLLTGARADLLQSALDVLSQTGTTVEVNDKGIRIARNGAALKAVSVETDPFPGFPTDLQAQFMALMTMAEGTSTITETIFENRFMHVQELARLGAKISLDGQKAYVTGVDTLKGAQVMATDLRASVSLVIAGLVAEGETKVNRVYHLDRGFERLEDKLAACGATIERISA, from the coding sequence ATGGACGCAATTCGCATTGTAGGCGGCGCAGAATTAAACGGGGAGATTCCCATTTCCGGAGCAAAGAATGCGGCTCTTCCCTTGATGATTGCCTCGCTTCTGACCGATGAGGCGTTGATTCTGGATAACCTACCGCGCCTTCGCGATGTGCAGCAGCTCCAGCAGATTCTTTCCAACCATGGCGTCAGCTACATGATCGAAGGCAAGCGCCCAGGTCAGGACACCATGGCAGGCCAGACCGTTCATCTTCAGGCCGAGGAAATCATCGATACCTGCGCCCCTTATGATCTGGTTTCCAAGATGCGTGCCAGCTTTTGGGTCATCGGCCCGCTTCTCGCCCGCATGGGCCATTGCTCGGTTTCTCTCCCGGGAGGCTGCGCCATCGGCACCCGTCCGGTCGACTTTTTTATCGACGGACTGGCCGCGCTTGGGGCCAAGATCGAAATCGAGAATGGCTATGTGGTTGCCGATGCGCCCGACGGGCTGGCAGGCGGCGAATACACCTTCCCGCGCATTTCTGTTGGTGCGACCCATACGCTGATGATGGCGGCGACCCTTGCCAAGGGCATCACAACCCTGAAACAGGCCGCCAAGGAGCCTGAAGTGGTGGATCTGGCCGAATGCCTGATTGCCATGGGCGCAAAGATTTCCGGCGCAGGCACCGACACCATCACCATCGAGGGTGTCGAGAAACTGCACGGAGCACGCCACAGCGTTTTGCCGGATCGCATCGAGACCGGCACTTACGCGATGGCCGTGGCGATGACAGGCGGCGATGTTTTGCTCACAGGCGCCCGCGCCGATCTTTTGCAGTCTGCACTTGACGTTTTGAGCCAGACAGGCACCACCGTGGAAGTGAACGACAAGGGCATCCGGATTGCCCGCAACGGCGCCGCCCTGAAGGCGGTGAGCGTTGAAACAGACCCGTTCCCCGGCTTCCCGACTGATCTGCAGGCCCAGTTCATGGCGCTGATGACCATGGCAGAGGGCACCTCGACCATCACGGAAACCATTTTCGAAAATCGCTTCATGCATGTTCAGGAACTGGCGCGTCTGGGTGCAAAGATTTCTCTGGATGGCCAGAAGGCCTATGTCACGGGCGTGGATACGCTGAAGGGCGCTCAAGTCATGGCGACAGATTTGCGAGCCTCTGTATCGCTGGTGATTGCCGGACTGGTCGCCGAGGGCGAAACCAAGGTGAACCGCGTTTATCACCTTGATCGCGGGTTTGAACGGCTGGAAGACAAACTGGCCGCTTGCGGCGCCACGATTGAGCGTATTTCTGCATAA
- a CDS encoding MDR family oxidoreductase: MFDAILIEKDDSGQTVSKSQVTFEPLAEGEVAVDVAWSTLNYKDALAITGSSPVVRSFPMVPGIDFSGIVSESRHPDYKPGDKVILNGWSVGEKYWGGLAKRAQVNGDFLIPLPAGISMRQAMAIGTAGYTAMLCVLALETNGVTPDVGEVLVTGATGGVGSVAVALLAAKGYNVVAVTGRASESDYLKGLGASSILDREELSGKPRPLNKERWAAAIDVAGGQVLANLLSMIKYGGTVAACGLANSMDLPTTVAPFILRGVTLKGVDSVMAPKATRQAAWAQLATDLDKEKLEAIIKTVEFEDVIEVAPQFLEGKIRGRIVVPVSPELV; the protein is encoded by the coding sequence ATGTTTGATGCCATTCTGATCGAAAAAGACGACAGCGGCCAGACCGTTAGCAAAAGCCAGGTCACCTTTGAGCCTCTGGCCGAAGGTGAAGTGGCAGTGGACGTCGCCTGGTCAACCCTCAACTACAAGGATGCTCTTGCCATCACCGGCTCTTCGCCTGTTGTGCGCAGCTTCCCGATGGTGCCCGGCATCGACTTTTCCGGTATCGTCAGCGAGAGCCGTCATCCGGACTACAAACCCGGCGACAAGGTCATTCTCAATGGCTGGTCCGTGGGTGAAAAATATTGGGGCGGCCTTGCCAAGCGGGCACAGGTCAATGGCGATTTCCTGATCCCGCTGCCGGCCGGCATTTCCATGCGGCAGGCCATGGCCATCGGTACCGCTGGCTACACAGCGATGCTGTGCGTGCTGGCACTGGAAACTAACGGCGTAACCCCTGATGTGGGCGAAGTGCTGGTCACCGGCGCAACCGGCGGCGTGGGCAGCGTTGCCGTCGCTCTGCTGGCCGCCAAGGGCTACAATGTGGTCGCCGTAACGGGTCGGGCCAGCGAAAGCGACTATCTCAAGGGTCTGGGCGCAAGCTCCATTCTGGATCGTGAAGAGCTTAGCGGCAAGCCACGTCCACTCAACAAGGAACGCTGGGCAGCAGCCATTGACGTGGCAGGCGGTCAGGTTCTGGCCAACCTGCTCTCCATGATCAAATATGGCGGTACCGTCGCTGCCTGCGGTCTGGCCAACAGCATGGACCTGCCTACTACGGTGGCTCCATTCATCCTGCGCGGCGTTACGCTCAAGGGTGTTGACAGCGTGATGGCTCCCAAAGCGACCCGTCAGGCAGCATGGGCACAGTTGGCAACCGATCTGGACAAGGAAAAACTCGAAGCCATCATCAAGACGGTCGAATTTGAAGATGTCATCGAAGTGGCTCCGCAATTCCTTGAAGGCAAAATCCGCGGGCGCATCGTCGTTCCGGTATCCCCCGAACTGGTCTAG
- a CDS encoding DUF2948 family protein: MTMLKLAALDSDDLNVLSSQTQDAVVKVGDINWLKDEGRLVVSMHRFAWEEAIRQQRRVFGSKPSYERHQAVLHFDRVTGVQSRNIRVAAKDAILNLLALTFEPNGEGPDGFISLIFAGDAEIRLSVECIEAQLADTGAAWETENLPEHEAAETFEQQAASQGN, encoded by the coding sequence ATGACCATGCTGAAACTCGCCGCTCTGGATTCAGACGACCTGAATGTGCTTTCCAGCCAGACGCAGGATGCTGTGGTCAAGGTTGGTGACATCAATTGGCTCAAGGATGAGGGCCGACTTGTGGTCTCCATGCACCGCTTTGCGTGGGAAGAGGCAATCCGACAACAGCGCCGCGTGTTCGGTTCCAAACCTTCCTATGAGCGCCATCAGGCCGTTTTGCATTTCGACCGGGTGACCGGCGTACAAAGCCGCAATATTCGCGTGGCGGCCAAAGATGCCATTCTCAATCTGCTTGCGCTGACCTTCGAGCCCAATGGTGAAGGTCCGGACGGCTTCATTTCCCTGATCTTTGCAGGCGACGCAGAAATACGCCTCAGCGTAGAATGCATCGAAGCTCAGTTGGCAGACACAGGCGCAGCTTGGGAGACCGAAAATCTACCCGAGCATGAAGCTGCAGAAACCTTCGAGCAGCAGGCAGCCTCACAGGGAAATTAG
- a CDS encoding TetR/AcrR family transcriptional regulator, which translates to MTNQPMPAQTRRPRGRPRRAPDDQLARKDLIRVGLVCLTERGFTDVSVDEILKASGKTKGTFYHHFKSKADYGEALIEAYNAYFAAKLQSCFSDDSLSPLDRLRKFVDGAEAGMAKHDFRRGCLVGNLGQEMAALTPDMCAHLISVLKGWQKLTADCLTLAQSEGQIAPDQAPEALAEFFWIGWEGAVLRAKLERRPEPLRHFARGFFSLLTNTPFSNPPFQTEGKHNV; encoded by the coding sequence ATGACCAATCAACCAATGCCTGCACAGACAAGAAGACCACGAGGCCGCCCACGCAGGGCGCCGGATGATCAACTTGCGCGCAAGGATCTCATTCGGGTTGGTCTGGTCTGCCTCACCGAGCGTGGCTTTACCGATGTCAGCGTTGATGAAATCCTCAAGGCATCGGGCAAGACCAAGGGCACATTCTATCATCACTTCAAATCAAAGGCCGATTATGGCGAAGCACTGATAGAGGCCTACAATGCCTATTTCGCCGCCAAACTTCAGAGCTGCTTTTCCGATGATAGCCTGTCGCCACTGGATCGCCTGCGCAAATTTGTCGATGGAGCCGAGGCCGGTATGGCCAAACATGACTTCCGGCGCGGTTGTCTGGTGGGCAATCTCGGGCAGGAAATGGCGGCTCTTACGCCGGATATGTGTGCCCATCTCATTTCGGTCCTCAAGGGCTGGCAGAAGCTTACGGCGGATTGCCTGACGCTTGCCCAGTCCGAGGGCCAAATTGCTCCTGATCAAGCTCCTGAAGCTCTTGCAGAGTTCTTCTGGATCGGTTGGGAGGGCGCGGTGTTGCGCGCCAAACTTGAACGCCGCCCAGAGCCCCTGAGGCACTTTGCGCGCGGCTTCTTCTCACTTCTTACCAACACACCCTTTTCCAATCCTCCATTTCAAACTGAAGGAAAACACAATGTTTGA
- a CDS encoding class I adenylate-forming enzyme family protein, whose protein sequence is MSVQDLSACPPQIRCPSVIEGEMRVSSSDLSWRAAAIRNAILARDYQSGARVVLLASNCANAVAALLGGLETGLIIVPVNTALPEPEKKRIFEDALPVAILTDQQNVHETDGVDATVDILSLDDLLKEDAPEAFAEIKPEAPALVLYTSGSTGNPKGVVFPRSYLDGNGKQFGEELFGLNETDVILLPMEVSSIISITLVTATRHVGATLVITRTHRPDAIIETLQRAKVTMMMTVTTVAEFVLKMTEGMDDPFPDLRIMTIGGNYVSAALSDRLAVAFGVRIDVIYASTEVAPTTYLIDRKSAPDGAAGPAAPGVDIEIVDPDGQPVPQGEPGELVVSGPKVAIGYWTGEGDDSMHFNGRFATGDLGYRDEAGNYFIIGRSKEVIKTGGLSVYPPEVEKVLSQHPGIHSVAVLGKPNSTLGEVVVAFVVPKKGHTLTSVEIIAWSKKNLASGKCPRGIKFVDTLPQTTTGKVAKNELRKQL, encoded by the coding sequence ATGTCAGTTCAAGATCTTTCTGCATGCCCCCCACAAATTCGTTGTCCATCAGTCATCGAGGGGGAGATGAGAGTTTCATCTTCAGACCTGTCATGGCGTGCCGCTGCTATTCGCAATGCCATTCTTGCTCGGGACTATCAATCTGGCGCCCGTGTCGTTCTGCTGGCCAGCAATTGCGCCAATGCTGTCGCTGCGCTTTTGGGGGGACTGGAAACCGGGCTGATAATCGTGCCGGTTAACACGGCGCTGCCTGAACCGGAAAAGAAGCGCATCTTTGAGGACGCGCTACCCGTTGCGATTCTGACAGATCAGCAGAATGTTCACGAAACCGATGGCGTTGATGCAACGGTCGATATTTTGAGTTTGGATGATCTGCTAAAGGAAGACGCACCAGAAGCGTTTGCTGAGATCAAGCCTGAGGCTCCGGCGCTGGTTCTTTACACCTCTGGTTCAACGGGCAATCCCAAGGGTGTCGTTTTTCCGCGATCCTATCTCGATGGCAACGGCAAACAGTTTGGCGAAGAGTTGTTTGGTCTGAATGAAACAGATGTCATTCTGCTGCCCATGGAAGTATCGAGCATCATTTCCATCACGCTGGTAACCGCAACGCGCCATGTCGGTGCGACGCTGGTCATCACTCGCACTCATCGACCAGACGCGATCATAGAGACTTTGCAACGCGCTAAGGTCACCATGATGATGACGGTGACGACCGTTGCCGAATTCGTCCTGAAAATGACCGAAGGCATGGACGATCCGTTTCCTGATCTAAGGATCATGACTATCGGGGGCAACTATGTTTCGGCTGCTCTTTCAGACCGTCTCGCCGTGGCATTTGGTGTGCGTATCGACGTCATCTATGCGTCCACTGAAGTGGCGCCCACAACCTATCTTATTGATCGCAAGAGTGCCCCGGATGGTGCCGCCGGACCTGCTGCACCGGGCGTGGATATAGAGATTGTGGACCCGGATGGACAGCCCGTGCCTCAAGGCGAACCCGGAGAGCTGGTGGTCTCTGGCCCGAAGGTAGCCATCGGCTACTGGACTGGTGAGGGAGATGATTCCATGCATTTCAACGGGCGCTTCGCAACGGGAGATCTGGGTTATCGCGATGAAGCCGGAAACTATTTCATTATCGGTCGTTCCAAGGAAGTCATAAAGACGGGCGGGCTGTCTGTTTATCCGCCAGAAGTCGAGAAGGTTTTGTCGCAACATCCCGGTATTCACAGTGTTGCTGTGCTCGGGAAGCCAAACTCCACTCTGGGGGAAGTTGTGGTTGCCTTCGTTGTGCCCAAGAAGGGGCATACATTAACCTCGGTTGAAATCATTGCATGGAGCAAGAAAAATCTCGCTTCGGGTAAATGCCCGCGGGGCATCAAATTTGTTGATACCCTGCCACAGACCACCACAGGCAAGGTGGCGAAAAACGAATTGAGGAAGCAATTGTGA